The following proteins come from a genomic window of Kitasatospora sp. NBC_01246:
- a CDS encoding RNA ligase (ATP), which yields MSTLRVTAERLTVLAHPNADALELAQVGLYRAVVAKGAYRTGDYAVYIPEQAVLPAPLIEELGLTGRLAGSGADRVKAVRLRGELSQGIVCRPGALAGTDLAAAAERGEDFAERLGVVKWRPPIPTAMNGEVVRAPDLLPWVDIENLKRFPGIFEPGEPVVLTEKLHGSCCLVTYHAAGGEVQVASKGIGAQGLALAEDGRNLYWRAVRAHGIPAVAARLAERLGAERVGIFGEVFGAGVQDLTYGESGRTELPGYAAFDVSAVVDGQLRWLSAAELLGGELPVVPELWRGPFDPDTVLALAQGRETVSGRELHVREGVVVRPVAERYSPVVGGRAIAKVVGDAYLTRKGGTEYE from the coding sequence GTGTCCACACTGCGTGTCACCGCCGAACGGCTGACCGTCCTGGCGCACCCGAACGCCGACGCCCTGGAGCTGGCACAGGTCGGGCTCTACCGGGCGGTGGTGGCCAAGGGCGCGTACCGGACCGGCGACTACGCCGTCTACATCCCCGAGCAGGCCGTGCTGCCCGCGCCGCTGATCGAGGAGCTGGGCCTGACCGGGCGGCTGGCCGGGAGCGGCGCCGACCGGGTGAAGGCCGTCCGGCTGCGCGGCGAACTGTCGCAGGGCATCGTCTGCCGGCCCGGTGCGCTGGCCGGCACCGATCTGGCGGCCGCCGCCGAGCGCGGCGAGGACTTCGCCGAACGGCTGGGCGTGGTGAAGTGGCGGCCGCCGATCCCCACGGCGATGAACGGCGAGGTGGTCCGCGCGCCGGACCTGCTGCCGTGGGTGGACATCGAGAACCTCAAGCGCTTCCCCGGGATCTTCGAGCCCGGCGAGCCGGTCGTGCTGACCGAGAAGCTGCACGGCAGTTGCTGCCTCGTCACCTACCACGCCGCCGGGGGAGAGGTGCAGGTGGCCTCGAAGGGCATCGGCGCCCAGGGGCTGGCGCTGGCCGAGGACGGGCGGAACCTCTACTGGCGGGCCGTCCGGGCGCACGGCATACCGGCGGTGGCCGCCCGGCTGGCGGAGCGGCTCGGCGCCGAGCGGGTGGGCATCTTCGGCGAGGTGTTCGGCGCCGGTGTGCAGGACCTCACGTACGGCGAGTCCGGCCGCACCGAGCTGCCCGGCTACGCGGCGTTCGACGTCTCGGCGGTGGTGGACGGGCAGCTGCGCTGGCTGTCGGCGGCCGAACTGCTCGGCGGTGAGCTGCCGGTGGTGCCCGAGCTGTGGCGCGGCCCGTTCGACCCGGACACCGTGCTGGCGCTGGCCCAGGGGCGCGAGACGGTCTCCGGGCGCGAACTGCACGTGCGCGAGGGCGTGGTGGTCCGTCCGGTGGCCGAGCGGTACAGCCCGGTGGTGGGCGGCCGGGCGATCGCCAAGGTGGTCGGCGACGCCTATCTGACCCGCAAGGGCGGCACCGAGTACGAGTAG